One Spinacia oleracea cultivar Varoflay chromosome 4, BTI_SOV_V1, whole genome shotgun sequence DNA segment encodes these proteins:
- the LOC130472038 gene encoding uncharacterized protein, with protein MEVLSRMMIKLEDTANQKSCEEVRRTIYIFCKISGEAINFDKSSVIFSPNTPDFVKNKLKQILDTPCTDKLRRYLGCDVEIDGRSFKSFQPLLDKVQRKILSWKHLSLSQLGRLILINVILVALCSNVLAVFLVPKRITKHINSSLMRYWWKGTAEVKGMCWTKRTALELPKGLGGICLRNIDFYNKAFLVKQAVRIHNSPSLLIFRVMRAAYKYPTETWLPSKRVQFKTQEAISRNGITKVMDLFHSTTKIWNARLIWRKFAPDTAREILSLHIPNDDIDGQFHWMANKNGQATVKSIYNHLVMGKVPSQNMEMSEISWKTLWRSDLLPKWKIFIWKIMNKSLAVKSRLRKRGMKVNVECCFCKEPEENETQLFRDCPISIHTWKASPLGINVQNNQHVDIGNWIKNFLKFFWKEDRHDSPGARTFIVVLWSIWLHRNE; from the exons ATGGAGGTTCTATCTCGAATGATGATAAAGCTAGAGGATACAG cCAATCAAAAATCTTGTGAAGAGGTAAGGAGaacgatatatattttttgcaaAATTTCGGGTGAGGCAATCAATTTTGATAAATCCAGTGTTATCTTCAGCCCTAACACCCCGGATTTTGTCAAAAATAAACTTAAACAGATTTTAGATACTCCCTGCACTGATAAGCTAAGGAGATATCTTGGTTGTGATGTGGAGATTGATGGGAGGTCATTTAAATCTTTCCAACCTCTATTAGATAAGGTTCAAAGAAAGATTCTTTCATGGAAGCACTTGAGTTTATCTCAATTAGGAAGGTTAATTCTAATCAATGTTATCCTTGTGGCTCTTTGTTCGAATGTTTTAGCAGTTTTTCTTGTCCCGAAGAGGATTACAAAGCATATTAATTCTTCTTTAATGAGGTATTGGTGGAAGGGTACTGCAGAAGTCAAAGGAATGTGTTGGACAAAGCGTACTGCTTTGGAACTCCCCAAAGGTTTGGGTGGAATTTGCTTGCGCAATATTGACTTTTATAATAAAGCCTTTCTGGTTAAACAAGCTGTTAGAATCCATAACTCTCCATCCTTATTAATATTCAGAGTTATGCGTGCTGCATATAA ATATCCAACAGAAACTTGGCTCCCTTCAAAGAGAGTGCAGTTTAAAACTCAAGAAGCCATAAGCAGAAATGGTATTACCAAGGTGATGGATTTATTTCATAGTACTACAAAAATTTGGAATGCTCGGCTGATTTGGAGGAAGTTTGCCCCTGATACAGCAAGAGAAATTTTAAGCTTGCATATCCCaaatgatgatattgacggCCAATTTCATTGGATGGCTAATAAAAATGGGCAAGCAACAGTCAAATCCATTTATAATCATCTAGTGATGGGCAAGGTCCCGAGCCAAAACATGGAAATGAGTGAAATTTCTTGGAAGACGTTATGGAGAAGTGATTTACTTCCAAAATGGAAAATTTTCATTTGGAAAATTATGAATAAATCTCTTGCTGTCAAAAGTAGATTACGTAAAAGAGGAATGAAAGTGAATGTGGAGTGTTGTTTCTGCAAAGAGCCAGAGGAAAATGAAACCCAATTATTTAGAGATTGTCCCATTTCTATTCACACTTGGAAAGCATCACCTTTGGGAATCAATGTTCAGAATAATCAACATGTTGATATTGGAAATTGGATTAAGAATTTTTTGAAGTTCTTTTGGAAAGAAGACAGGCATGATAGCCCGGGTGCTAGAACTTTTATTGTTGTCTTATGGTCAATATGGTTGCATAGAAATGAATAA